One stretch of Roseimicrobium sp. ORNL1 DNA includes these proteins:
- a CDS encoding co-chaperone GroES — MATKITPLGRRILVKRVSSEEKTAGGIFLPDTAKEKPQEAEVLALGTGKDDEGKDVKELFTVKVGDKVLISKYGGTEVKLDGDDVLIINESDVLGIVG, encoded by the coding sequence ATGGCTACGAAAATTACACCCCTGGGTCGCCGCATTCTTGTGAAGCGTGTGAGTTCCGAGGAAAAGACTGCCGGCGGCATCTTCCTCCCTGACACCGCAAAGGAAAAGCCCCAGGAGGCCGAAGTGCTCGCGCTCGGCACCGGCAAGGATGACGAAGGCAAGGACGTGAAGGAACTCTTCACCGTGAAGGTGGGCGACAAGGTCCTCATCAGCAAGTACGGCGGCACGGAAGTGAAGCTGGACGGCGATGACGTGCTCATCATCAACGAAAGCGACGTGCTCGGCATCGTTGGCTAA